One genomic region from Phragmites australis chromosome 1, lpPhrAust1.1, whole genome shotgun sequence encodes:
- the LOC133908457 gene encoding H/ACA ribonucleoprotein complex subunit 4-like — protein MRAITGAVVSSKPCSLAKAARILALFADSAASHLPSSDCATYLRTAADATTHHHLFRRDLRSSYQHGANNLDAHDYEVLESERKNQDGGRNRDTAVPAGGTHDSAAETELEIASGEKKIKKRKKRKKKEDPHEDIPVPGVASHSTASHWNKEIVSDVKQEAGLVAEEELGSEKKKGKKKKEKDHVKLEEDVVDVKEAKGQIVNNGAAEQGIAVGEKKRKKKRYAEEEGDTKDVKEKNEKMVTDGDLDNDKKRKKKRGRGDHDDNGQEQAEHTKKKQRKQS, from the coding sequence aTGAGGGCGATAACCGGCGCCGTCGTCTCCTCCAAGCCCTGCTCCCTTGCCAAGGCCGCCCGCATCCTTGCCCTCTTCGCCGACTCTGCCGCCTCCCACCTACCCTCCTCCGACTGCGCCACCTACCTCCGCACGGCCGCCGACGCCACCACCCACCACCACCTCTTCCGCCGCGACCTCCGCTCCAGTTACCAGCATGGCGCCAACAACCTCGATGCCCACGACTACGAGGTCCTGGAGAGCGAGAGAAAGAACCAAGACGGGGGGAGGAATAGGGACACGGCGGTTCCCGCTGGTGGTACCCACGATTCCGCCGCGGAAACGGAACTAGAGATTGCttccggtgagaagaagatcaagaagaggaagaagaggaagaagaaagaggatcCTCACGAGGATATACCTGTTCCTGGCGTCGCCTCGCACAGTACCgcatcacattggaataaggaAATCGTCAGCGATGTGAAGCAGGAGGCTGGTTTAGTGGCGGAAGAAGAATTGGGGAGTGAAAAGAAGAAGGgtaagaagaaaaaggagaaggatCATGTAAAACTGGAAGAGGACGTGGTGGATGTGAAGGAGGCGAAGGGACAAATAGTAAATAATGGTGCGGCGGAACAAGGAATCGCCGTtggggagaagaaaaggaagaaaaagaggtaTGCAGAAGAGGAAGGGGACACAAAAGATGTGAAGGAGAAGAATGAAAAAATGGTCACTGATGGTGATCTGGACAATGataagaagaggaaaaagaagagggggaggggtgaCCATGATGATAATGGTCAAGAGCAAGCAGAGCAtacaaagaagaagcaaaggaaGCAATCCTGA